The Porphyromonas pogonae genome segment GCATGTCTTCGCCCGTCTCCTTATCGGGAGCGGTACTGATAGGCACAATATCACTAATATCCGTTTTTCCGATAATGACACCGCAAGCATGCACGCCCGTATTTCTCACATTACCTTCGAGCATCTGAGCATACTTGAGCGTATCTCTCATAACGGGATTGGGGCTCAATGACGCCTGTTTGAGCTCAGGTACATACTCGATGGCTCTACGCAGATTTATCTTCTTGACATCAGGTATTTTGTCCGGTACAAGCTTGGCAAGACGGTTACTTTCGGCAAGTGGTAACTTCTGCACACGTGCCACATCCTTAATGGAACTCTTGGTAGCCATGGTGCCGTAAGTAATGATGTGCGCCACCTTCTCTTTGCCATACTTGTCGGTTACCCATCGGAGTACTTCGGCACGTCCGTCGTCATCGAAGTCGACATCGATATCAGGCATACTGATACGGTCAGGATTGAGGAAACGCTCAAAAAGCAAGTCGTACTTAATAGGGTCAATATCTGTGATGTTGAGGCAATAGGCCACAGCCGATCCTGCAGCGGAACCACGACCGGGTCCCACCGACACCTTCATTTTACGAGCGGCAGCAATGAAATCTTGGACAATAAGGAAATAACCCGGAAATCCCATGCTTTTGATCACACCCAACTCAAAGTCGATACGCTCACGTACTTCTTCCGTGAGGTTTTCTTCGCCATACTTCTTTTTGGCTCCCTCATACGTAAGAAACCGCAAGTAATCATCAGCATCCTGAAACTCCTGCGGAATAGGGAAGTCGGGCATGAGTGCTCCATTGTCAATGCTGTAAAACTCTACTTTGTCGAGTATCTCCAGCGTATTGGTAAGCACCTCAGGCACATCTTCGAAAATCTTATTCATCTCCTCCGTACTCTTGAGCCACTCCTGCTTAGTGTAGCGCATACGGTTAGGATCGTCAAGGTCTTTGCTGGTGCTCAGGCAAATAAGGCGATCATGAGCTTCACCGTCTTCCTCATTCTCAAAATGCACATCATTGGTGGCTATAACCTTTACATCGTGTTTCTTTGCGAGATCAAAGATCACCCTGTTTACTTTTTGTTGCAAAGGATATATACTTTGATTGCCAAGCGGATTATGTGTTTCGTGTCTCTGCACTTCGAGATAGAAATCATCTCCAAAAATGCTCTTGAACCATTCTATTGTTTCAGAAGCCTTGTCAAGTTGCCCAGCCATAATCATTTGGGGGACTTCACCCCCCAAACATGCCGAACTCACAATAATACCTTCATGGTATTTCTCAAGCAATTCCTTGTCAATACGCGGACGATAATAATATCCTTCAGTCCAAGAGTAAGAGACCATCTTGATCAAGTTCTTATACCCTTGTAGGTTCTTGGCAAGCAAGATAATATGCCAACCACTATTATCTATGGCTCTACCCGGTCTGTAAGGATCCTGCACAGAGGCATCTTTATCATGCCGCGTACGCCGGGCACAATAGGCTTCGCAGCCGAGAATAGGCTTGAAGAGTTGGCTTTCGCTCTCCTGTATCTTCTTCTGTAATTTCTGTACTCGATCGGCTTCCTCGCTATTGAGCTCCTGCTTATTCATCAGAGATTCTATCTCTTTTTTACAATCTTTGATGGTAGCTTTTACTCCGCTGTTTTTCTTGTTTACATAGTTGTAAAACTCTTTGATCCCAAACATGGCTCCATGGTCCGTGAGAGCTATTCCCGGCATACCGTCGGCTATAGCTTTGTCTACGAGACCGGAGACAGAAGCCTGACCATCGAGTAGCGAATATTGAGAGTGTACATGTAAGTGAACAAAAGGATGCATAATATGTGTATTGTATTTATAGATAGTTTATTAAGATGACTACAGTGTGTACATTACAGACCGTGTCATGATCTGTTATACCCCAAGACACAATACAAATATAGACAAAAACAATAGCTTCTTTCGGCATACCTCGAGGCTAATATCTTATTTAAATTCCTTTTATTCTTTTTAACAAGATCGGTGCTAATATTATGCAATTACCCCGAAAGTCCGGAATAACCGAAACCTTCGGGGTAGTGCTAGATAGGTAATAAATGTGAGCTTATCGTAATTATTGCTACTGTAATTTACTTACGATCTTCTTAAGGATTTTTATCTTTTTCTCATAAATATCTTGCATAGCATTGTAAATATGATCCTGAGAAAGCACGGTATAGTTTCCTGACGATTCAAAATTATTGTAGTCATCGATCCATTCATTATAATAATAATCCGTCATCTCCGCTAAATGCTCATCTATAATCTTGATAGTTCTGTTGACTTCGGCGAGGTATTTCACATGGTGTTCCAGCGTTTTGAGCAGTTCCTGTTTACCCGCAATTACCTCTTCTCGTTCTTTTGAATTGTAATTTGTTTTCTCCATAATTTTATCTTTCTAAAAATATAAATTTTGGTAATTATACACAGCGGCTGTTTATGGCTTCGTCTATATGAATCCTAATATATGGTTTTTCATCCGAATATACATCATACCCGGGTGCTATTAAAGAAGGCGGATATTGATTATGATGCTTTAGAAGGCGTAATAGACTATATGCATCTTCTTGTCCCACGGATCCACCGGCAAAGATGCTATTTTTTGCAGCCCAAATGTAACACCTATGCGATATGCATCCGTAAGGGCAAGATAACGGTCGTAATAACCTTTACCACGCCCCAGTCTGTAGCCGTAACTATCATAAGCAAGTGCAGGAACCACTATCAGATCCAGACTCATGGGATCCACAGTTTCAGATATTCCCGCCGTAGGCTCCTGTATACCGAAGGAAGATGACCGAGAGAGCATATCCACACCCTCAAACGGATAAAAGTTGATGCATTCCGGTCCCTCTACTCGAGGCAGAAAAAACTTTTTGTCCGAATGCATATTGAGAAGAATGTGATCAAGCGA includes the following:
- a CDS encoding 5-formyltetrahydrofolate cyclo-ligase, with product MEITTPKHVLRKNLRTLSREVLTDDMRSRGARNICEQLLADPHFARAQSVGLYAALHDEPSLDHILLNMHSDKKFFLPRVEGPECINFYPFEGVDMLSRSSSFGIQEPTAGISETVDPMSLDLIVVPALAYDSYGYRLGRGKGYYDRYLALTDAYRIGVTFGLQKIASLPVDPWDKKMHIVYYAF
- a CDS encoding DUF4298 domain-containing protein; this encodes MEKTNYNSKEREEVIAGKQELLKTLEHHVKYLAEVNRTIKIIDEHLAEMTDYYYNEWIDDYNNFESSGNYTVLSQDHIYNAMQDIYEKKIKILKKIVSKLQ